GCGTTACAGCATTACTGATAAGCAAGGAGCCGAGCAACATTGTCGCGATCAGCGTCACCACATAGGTTTCAAACAAATCGGCCGCCATGCCGGCGCAATCACCGACATTGTCGCCGACGTTGTCGGCGATCACCGCCGGATTACGCGGATCGTCTTCAGGGATACCGGCTTCGACTTTACCGACCAGGTCGGCTCCGACATCGGCCCCTTTGGTAAAAATACCCCCGCCCAAGCGCGCGAAAATCGAAATCAGCGATGCGCCGAAGGCCAGACCGATGAGCGGTTTGAGCACATCGTGCATACTCAGGGTGGCACCGAGTGCATGCGGTGCCGTGGCCAAGAGCAGGCAGTAAAACAGCGTTACGCCGAGCAAACCTAAGCCCACCACCAGCATGCCGGTGATGGCACCGCCGCGAAACGCGACCTGCAGCGCTGCTTCAATACCACGGGTGGCCGCCTGCGCCGTGCGCACATTGGCGCGTACCGAAACATTCATGCCAATGAACCCGCAGGCACCGGACAACAGCGCGCCGATTAAAAACCCGGCGGCGCTCATCGCGCCCAGACCTGGCATGAAGGCAATGATCAAACACAATACCAAACCGACTACGGCGATGGTCCTGTATTGCCGCGCCATATAGGCAGCGGCCCCCTCTTGTATCGCCGTTGCAATTTCTTGCATGCGCGCATTACCGGCATCCTGTCGCAATACCCAGCGGCGTACCAGCAAACCATACAGTACGGCGACGAAACCGGCTGCGACGACGAACCACAGACTTGTTGTCATGTTGACTCTCCCAGTTGTTATGCCGGCGCGCCAATCAGCGCGTCGGTTTTCCGACAACCCGAACGAGTCATTCGCCATACTGCCTGCGACCATGCGATCGGGCACTCAAAGAGCGCAGAGCGAACCCGCGCTTTCCCCCAAAAAAAATGCGAACCAACGGTTCGCATTTTTTTTAACTTACTCAGCCAGCGCGGCAAACGCGCTGTCACGAATCGTTTCTACCGGCCCCACCCCGGCTATCTTGCGATATTTGGGAGCGCCGGGTTGGCCCGACTTGGCCCAGTCACCGTAGTAGCCTACCAGCACTTCTGTCTGTTCATGGTAGACCGACAAACGCTTCATGACGGTTTCTTCCTTGTCATCATCACGTTGTATCAACTCTTCGCCGCTCAAGTCATCGATACCGGCCGTTTTCGGCGGATTGAACTTCACATGGTAAGTGCGGCCGGAACCCGGATGCACGCGCCGACCGCTCATACGATCGATGATCGCCGCATCGGGCACATCGATTTCGAGTACGTAATCGATCTGTACGCCGGCATCCTTCATCGCATCGGCTTGCGGCGTGGTGCGCGGAAAACCATCAAACAAATAACCATTAGCGCAATCGGCTTGCTGCAAACGATCTTTGACCAAGCCGATGATGATGTCATCCGACACCAAACCACCGGCATCCATCACCTCTTTGGCTGCCAGACCGAGCGCACTGCCGGCTTTGACCGCGGCGCGCAACATGTCGCCAGTGGAAATTTGAGGAATATTGAATTTTTCTTTGATGTAATTGGCTTGAGTGCCCTTGCCGGCTCCCGGTGCTCCCAACAAAATAAGACGCATTTTATTTCCTAAGACGAGTTTGAATTTTTATACCCGCACCATCAAGATGCAGGCTGAGTGATTGTTCTATTTATCGTTGTAACACAGTTTCTTTTCACGAAACTTACCACAATTTCGCGCATTCTTGATGTTTTAGCATGGAAGCACTGCCTTTGGACTTGCGTTTTGCGCGTTTTCCAAAAAAACTTGCCTGACCTTTTGCAAATCTTCAAAGGTATCAACGCCAGGTACAGGGCTGGCAGCCGCAATGTGCACCGCAATCGCATAACCGTGCCACAACACACGCAATTGCTCCAAAGCTTCAATTTGTTCCAACGGAGAAATCGCCAGTTGTGGATATTTTCGCAAAAAATCGTTGCGATATGCATACAGCCCGATATGCCGCAGCGGCGCATAATTTTCCGGCAAGCTGGCATGAGTGCGAGCAAAACCATCGCGGTGCCAAGGAATTGTCGCTCTGGAAAAATATAATGCGCGCCCTTGCACATCGAGCACGACCTTCACCACATTCGGATTAAATGCTTCGGCAGCATCGAGCAAGGGATGGGCCGCCGTCGCCATCGGCACCGTCGCGCTGACCAAGGCGGCCGTGGCGGCAATGAGGGCCGGGTCGATCAAGGGCTCATCGCCTTGCACATTAACGATGACGGCATCGTCTGGCAAATTCATACGCGCCGCCACTTCGGCGATGCGGTCAGTGCCTGAAGGGTGATCGTCACGCGTCAAGGTAACTGGAATCTGATGCGCCTGGCACACGGCGACGATGGAAGGATGGTCGGTCGCGACCATGATCGCCGACGCACCGGAAGCCAGTGCCCGTTCGGCCGTACGCACCACCATGGGCTTGCCGCCGATATCGGCCAAAGGCTTATCGGGCAAACGACTCGACGCCAGCCGAGCAGGAATAATGACGATGAAACTCATGACGCTGACCTCAACGCTCAGCGATTTCAGCCGCACTCAAGGTGCGCGCTTGGTCCGCCCACATGATGGGGATGTCATCGCGCACCGGAAAAGCCAGTTTGTCGCCATGGCAGATCAATTCCTGCGCGACTTTATTGTATTGCAAAGGCCCTTTACACAAAGGGCAAACCAAAATATCAAGCAAGCGAGCGTCCATGCTTTTTCTCCGAAATCAATTGTAGTAAATCAGTGGCAAATCCTGCATCGAGCTGTGCTTCCACAGGCAGCACCCAGATCCGCGCGTCATTTTTCAGTGCCGGAATTTCCCTACATTTTACTGCATCCTTTTCCGTTATCAGTATGCAATCGGCATCGAGCCCGGCAAAACTGCCGGCATCGAACACATGATGATCACTCAGCGGCAGGCGCGAAAACAGCAAACCATGTTGTTGCAACATAGAAAAAAAGCGCTCCGGATTGCCTATTCCCGCCGCCGCCCACAGCCGTTCTGCCTTCAAACAATCTAATGGCAGGCGCTGCATGGGGCTGGATAACTGATACAGCGCTTGGGCTTGTAACTGCATGCGCCACGCTTCAGCAGGCACGCCCGGAGCGCTGGTCGCATCGGCAGCGCTGTTGAGCACAGTGAAATCGCGCCGCCGCGTCAGCGGCTCACGTAATGGCCCGGAAGGCAACATCCAACCATTGCCGGCACCACGTTGGTCGAACAACATGATTTCTACATCGCGCGCCAGATAATAATGCTGCAAGCCATCATCGGCGACCAAGATATTGATCTCTGGATGCGCCGCCAGCAAACTTTGTGCGACTTGCACACGATCGCGCCCGACCGCCACCGGCACGCCGCTGCGCGCAGCAATGAGCAAGGGTTCATCACCGACTTGCTCGGCTAAAGCATCATCATCAAGCACGATGACGCGCTCAGCTGCCGCGCCGTAACCGCGCGAAATCACCCCAGGCCGAAAACCGGCCGCCTGTAATTGTTGTAGCAAATACATGACCAACGGCGTCTTGCCGGTACCGCCAAGGTAAATATTACCGACTACGATCACCGGCACAGCAAGACGATATTGGCGTTTATAACCAAGCAAAAACAAGGCGAAACGAAACTTGACGATGAATTCAAACACCAGCGCCAGTGGCCGCATCAGCCAGGCAAACACGCCGCGGCGCTGCCAAGCAGCCAACAACCACGCCTCAATACTTGCCTGCATTCAAATTCCATTTCCAAAAAAACACGAGGGAGCGAAGCTCCCCCACTGATATTACTTTAGCCACCTGCCACAGCTTGACTATTTCGTTTTATTACTGGCCTGTGCAGCGAAGGTCACTTTGGCTAATCCGGCAATCCGCGCAGCTTCCAGTACATCGACAACAGATTGGTGCGTGGCGGCTCGATCGGCATTGATGATGATCACCGGCTCAGCAGCCCCCCCCTCCAAGGCAGCGGCCGCATGCTTAAGATCATCGGCCAACGTGGCCGTATCGAGAAACGAGACCGCTTGTTGATTGATTTTATACCGGCCCTGTGCATCGATGCCAATTTCAATCTGGTTCGGCTTGGCTTCCTGCGCCTTGTCGGCGTCCGCCGTCGGCAAAGTGATTTGTAATTCAGTGAAACGGCTGTAGGTCGTCGTCACCATGAGAAAAATCAAAATCACCAATAAGACGTCGATGAACGGAATCAAATTGATCTCCGGTTCTTCGCGCGCTTTTCCTTTACGAAAGTTCATGGTGCTTACTTTCTGGCGCTGTGAACAACATCAACAAATTTGACTGCTTGTTGCTCCATATCTACCACCAGACTATCCACCAAGGCGCGAAAATGACGATAGGCAACTAAAGCAGGCATCGCGATCAGCAAGCCGAAGCCGGTATTATAGAGCGCCACCGAAATACCGTGTGCCAACTGCGCCGGATTGGCACCGGCAGCAGTTTGCGAACCGAAAATTTCTATCATCCCGACCACGGTACCGAACAAACCCATCAGCGGCGCGAGCGAGGCAATGGTTCCCAAGGTAGTGAGAAAAGCTTCGAGCCTATGGGCCACCGCGGCACCGGCTTCTTCTATCGATTCTTTCATGATCTCGCGCGGTGCATGGACGTTGCGCAAGCCGGCTGCCAGCACGGTGCCGAGCGGTGAATTGGCCGCCAATTGATCGATGACTTCGGCTTTGATTTTACCACTTTGATACACGCGTATGACTTCATCGAGTAAGGTCGGCGGTAAGATTTTCGCTTTCCGCAGCGACAGGCTACGCTCGATGATCAAGGTCACGGCAACCACCGAGGCAGTCAATAATAGATAAATGGGCCAACCGGCGGCTTGAATGATAGCGAACAAAACGCACTCCTTGAAAGTTCTGGATTCCAACCCCGCAATGTAGCGCGTTGTTTCGCGTCGGGCAAGAGGTGGAGGCAGAAATTATTGCGCATCCGCCATAATTTAAAATCACAACACGCTGGTTTTGCACATTATCTGTGTGCAAGCTTGTGGATAAGCCAGAGAAAGTGAGCTAAGTAATTGAAATATAACATTTTTATTCGAACGCTCAAGTTTTAAGCAGAATAATGTGCAGAAAAAACTTTCTTTAAAGAATTTTTTTGCCGTCGCTTTTGCACACAATTTGTGGACAAGCTTGTGCACAAGCACCTCGAATCGAGCCTAAGTGATTGATTCTGCTTTGCTTTATCACGATGCAACTAAAATAAGCAAACGCGTTCTTTTTCATTTTTGTTGCCTGATTTTTTTGCACTCCAGCACGACTGTGGATAAGTCTCTATGTTTTACACAGATGATGTGGACAAGACTGTGCAAAAACCCCCGATTTCTCGCTAAGCAATTGATTTATATAAATAAAAATCCGGCGCTTAAAAATACAGCAAATCGCCGTTTATTGCCTCTGGGAAGGAATTTCCAGCACATAGAGAAAGTCCCTTGCATGGCGCTTGGGGATAAGCATGACTTTTTGCACAAAATATGTGGACAACCATGTGAAAAACTCCGTCGAATATCGCTAAGCTACTGATTTATATCATTAAATTCTTGCCGCCTTTTTTTTAAGCACTACGCCATTTTTGCTGTTCCATGCAAAAAATTTCATTTTTACAAACTTTGTCTGTGGATAATGCCAAGGTTCTGCACAATTTATGTGGATAAGTTTGTGTACAAAGAAATTTTATCGCCTTAAGTATATGATTTAATTCAATATAATCATACTGATTAAAAATTAATCAACACTAACTCTTTACTAGATTTGATTAACTAGCTAGCGCTTATGCACTTTTTCTGTGGATATCTTTGTGCATAAGTTGCCGAGATCTAACTAAAGTCATTGATTTGTAACGGTGTTTTCCAACTGCACAACTTATTTGCATACCTTATTTGCATACCTTATTTGTACATGCTTAGATGCACACACTTGCACACCATCAGCTGCATGAGTGCAGCAATATTTGCTACCATAAGCGATTGCTGCACCACAGCTCGCTACAGCTTCTCACTGAAACGCCTCACCTATGCAAACCAGCCCTTGGATACCAACAACTGACACCAGCCCAGCCGTGCTGAGCGTGTCGGCTCTCAATCAGGTCGTCGCGAAATTGCTGGAACGTCACATACCCTTAACCTGGGTAGCCGGTGAAATATCGAATTTCACCCGCGCCAGTTCAGGACACTGGTATTTCACGCTCAAAGATGACAACGCCCAAGTGCGTGCCGTCATGTTTCGCGGCCGCGCCCAATATGCCGACTTCTTGCCACGCGAAGGCGATCGCGTCGAACTACGCGTGCTGGTCACTTTGTACGCCGCGCGCGGTGATTACCAGCTCAGCGTCGAAGCGATACGACGCGCCGGCGTCGGCAACTTGTATGAAGCCTTTCTGCGTTTGAAAGCCGCGCTCGCTGCCGAAGGCCTGTTCGATGCCGCGCGCAAGCGTCCCTTGCCTGCATTTCCACGCACACTGGGCATCGTCACCAGCTTACAAGCTGCCGCCTTGCGCGATGTGCTCACGACCCTGCGACGCCGCGCCGCGCATCTGCAGATTTGGCTCTACCCCACCGCGGTACAAGGCCAAGGTGCCGCCGCCGCGATCGCCAGCGCGATCGCCAGTGCCGAAGCGCACGGTCAATGTGAACTGCTGCTGGTCTGCCGCGGCGGCGGCAGTATCGAAGACTTATGGGCCTTCAATGAAGAAGTGGTGGCGCGTACCATCGCGCATTGCGCCATTCCGGTGATCACTGGCATCGGCCACGAAACCGATACCACCATCGCCGATTATGCCGCCGACCTGCGGGCCGCCACGCCGACGGCTGCAGCCGAACTGGCGCTACGTCCGCGCGCCGACTGGCTCAAGGAATTACAAGCTAGTCAGCAATTGCTGCAACGTGCGATGCAGCGCCTGCAAGGCGAACGCAGCCAGAGCCTCGACCACCTGAGCCGCCGACTGCATAGCCCAGCCACGGCGATTGCCGCCCGCCGTGCGCAATTGCGGCAGGCGGCGCTGCGCTTGCAATATGCGGCGCGCGTACCGCTGCAGCACGCTCGCAGCGAACTGCAGCAATTGCGCCAGCGTTTATACGCGGCCCAACCCGATAGCCACACGGCGCGGCATTTTTTACAACAATGGCAACAACGACTGCAGCAAGGCATGCGCCACTGCCAACAGCAGCAAGCTGCGCAGTTGGCCGCCTTGAGCGCGCAACTGGAAATGCTCAATCCGCAGCGCACGCTGGAACGAGGCTATGCCATCCTCAGCGATCGCCACGGACATGTCCTGCGCAGCACTGGCGAACTGCAGCCCCAGCAAGCGCTGCGCGTCCGTTTGGCCGATGGCAGCGCCGATCTGGGCATCAGCAGCGTGCAAGCAAGTTTAGACTAAGGAATCTGCAAGCTTTCTCACAAAAGCTTACAATAGAGTCTGTTGCGTTTAAGGAAGTGCAGATTTAATCGCAGTGGAATTGACCGCTGCCAATGAGGATGCAATGCAAGGGGTCTTTTGCCGTTCATAGCGAGCTATTGACGGCAAAAGACGACGCAAGTGCGCCTCAGTGGCGGCGGGCAAACCGCTTGGATTAAATCCGCGCTTCCTTAACAATAAACGGACCCTGACGACCGATCACTGACGTAAATTAAAGGACCTACCATGGAACATACCCTGCCGGCATTGCCCTATGCATTGGACGCTCTCGCTCCACACATTTCTCAGGAAACATTGGAATACCACTACGGCAAGCATCACCAGACCTATGTGACCAATCTCAATAACCTGATCAAAGGTACAGAATTCGAAAACCTGAGCTTGGAAGACATCGTCAAGAAATCTTCGGCCGGTATTTTCAATAATGCGGCGCAAATCTGGAATCACAGCTTTTACTGGAACGGTTTGAAACCAGCCGGTGGCGGTACGCCAAGCGGCGCGCTGGCCGATGCCATCAATGCCAAATGGGGTTCCTTCGACGCCTTCAAAGAAGCCTTTACCAAATCATGCATCGGTAATTTCGGTTCTTCCTGGACTTGGTTGGTCAAAAAAGCCGACGGCAGCCTCGACATCGTCAACACATCGAATGCAGCGACACCACTGACTACCACCGACAAGCCGCTGATCACCTGCGATTTGTGGGAACATGCGTATTACATCGACTACCGTAATGCTCGTCCAAAATACTTGGAAGCATTCTGGGCCTTGGCGAACTGGGATTTTGCAGCAGCCAATCTGGCGTAATTGCTGCGTGCCATTGTGGCACGCCCCGCTGAGATGAAAAAAACCTGCGTCATGCTATGCATCGCAGGTTTTTTTTCACCTGTCGTCGCTTGCCGACATGCGATTATGTAATAAAAAAAATTATCCTTTTTCATTCATTGCAGAGACTACGTCGCATGCGCGCCTTTCCTTTACATCGCTATTTACCCGCCATTTTCATCTTTATCTGGGCCTCAGGCTATGTGGTCGCGAAATATGGTTTGCCGTATGCAGAACCGCTGACGTTTTTATGCCTGCGCTA
The sequence above is drawn from the Undibacterium sp. CCC3.4 genome and encodes:
- the lpxK gene encoding tetraacyldisaccharide 4'-kinase, with protein sequence MQASIEAWLLAAWQRRGVFAWLMRPLALVFEFIVKFRFALFLLGYKRQYRLAVPVIVVGNIYLGGTGKTPLVMYLLQQLQAAGFRPGVISRGYGAAAERVIVLDDDALAEQVGDEPLLIAARSGVPVAVGRDRVQVAQSLLAAHPEINILVADDGLQHYYLARDVEIMLFDQRGAGNGWMLPSGPLREPLTRRRDFTVLNSAADATSAPGVPAEAWRMQLQAQALYQLSSPMQRLPLDCLKAERLWAAAGIGNPERFFSMLQQHGLLFSRLPLSDHHVFDAGSFAGLDADCILITEKDAVKCREIPALKNDARIWVLPVEAQLDAGFATDLLQLISEKKHGRSLA
- the xseA gene encoding exodeoxyribonuclease VII large subunit, with translation MQTSPWIPTTDTSPAVLSVSALNQVVAKLLERHIPLTWVAGEISNFTRASSGHWYFTLKDDNAQVRAVMFRGRAQYADFLPREGDRVELRVLVTLYAARGDYQLSVEAIRRAGVGNLYEAFLRLKAALAAEGLFDAARKRPLPAFPRTLGIVTSLQAAALRDVLTTLRRRAAHLQIWLYPTAVQGQGAAAAIASAIASAEAHGQCELLLVCRGGGSIEDLWAFNEEVVARTIAHCAIPVITGIGHETDTTIADYAADLRAATPTAAAELALRPRADWLKELQASQQLLQRAMQRLQGERSQSLDHLSRRLHSPATAIAARRAQLRQAALRLQYAARVPLQHARSELQQLRQRLYAAQPDSHTARHFLQQWQQRLQQGMRHCQQQQAAQLAALSAQLEMLNPQRTLERGYAILSDRHGHVLRSTGELQPQQALRVRLADGSADLGISSVQASLD
- the kdsB gene encoding 3-deoxy-manno-octulosonate cytidylyltransferase yields the protein MSFIVIIPARLASSRLPDKPLADIGGKPMVVRTAERALASGASAIMVATDHPSIVAVCQAHQIPVTLTRDDHPSGTDRIAEVAARMNLPDDAVIVNVQGDEPLIDPALIAATAALVSATVPMATAAHPLLDAAEAFNPNVVKVVLDVQGRALYFSRATIPWHRDGFARTHASLPENYAPLRHIGLYAYRNDFLRKYPQLAISPLEQIEALEQLRVLWHGYAIAVHIAAASPVPGVDTFEDLQKVRQVFLENAQNASPKAVLPC
- a CDS encoding MotA/TolQ/ExbB proton channel family protein, which produces MFAIIQAAGWPIYLLLTASVVAVTLIIERSLSLRKAKILPPTLLDEVIRVYQSGKIKAEVIDQLAANSPLGTVLAAGLRNVHAPREIMKESIEEAGAAVAHRLEAFLTTLGTIASLAPLMGLFGTVVGMIEIFGSQTAAGANPAQLAHGISVALYNTGFGLLIAMPALVAYRHFRALVDSLVVDMEQQAVKFVDVVHSARK
- a CDS encoding Trm112 family protein, with the translated sequence MDARLLDILVCPLCKGPLQYNKVAQELICHGDKLAFPVRDDIPIMWADQARTLSAAEIAER
- the adk gene encoding adenylate kinase, with amino-acid sequence MRLILLGAPGAGKGTQANYIKEKFNIPQISTGDMLRAAVKAGSALGLAAKEVMDAGGLVSDDIIIGLVKDRLQQADCANGYLFDGFPRTTPQADAMKDAGVQIDYVLEIDVPDAAIIDRMSGRRVHPGSGRTYHVKFNPPKTAGIDDLSGEELIQRDDDKEETVMKRLSVYHEQTEVLVGYYGDWAKSGQPGAPKYRKIAGVGPVETIRDSAFAALAE
- a CDS encoding biopolymer transporter ExbD yields the protein MNFRKGKAREEPEINLIPFIDVLLVILIFLMVTTTYSRFTELQITLPTADADKAQEAKPNQIEIGIDAQGRYKINQQAVSFLDTATLADDLKHAAAALEGGAAEPVIIINADRAATHQSVVDVLEAARIAGLAKVTFAAQASNKTK
- the sodB gene encoding superoxide dismutase [Fe], with protein sequence MEHTLPALPYALDALAPHISQETLEYHYGKHHQTYVTNLNNLIKGTEFENLSLEDIVKKSSAGIFNNAAQIWNHSFYWNGLKPAGGGTPSGALADAINAKWGSFDAFKEAFTKSCIGNFGSSWTWLVKKADGSLDIVNTSNAATPLTTTDKPLITCDLWEHAYYIDYRNARPKYLEAFWALANWDFAAANLA